The following proteins are co-located in the Acidicapsa acidisoli genome:
- a CDS encoding zinc-dependent metalloprotease, protein MDRKDGLFPLDWDAKAGKLYLEIPETGKDFLLLDQLPYGLGSNDVGLDRGQLGQGRVVHFTRAGNKVLLIAPNLQYRSSASEAAERIAVTESFAESVLWGFKVEAEDNGRLLVDATDFFLRDAHGVAERLQTTQQGTYKVDPNRSAITLDNTKNFPKNTEVEAILTFALDPTKAQPAGEYVASVTPDPHSVTVREHTSLIELPEPGYVTRRFDPRSGFYPFRYRDYSVPLSERMDQRFIIRHRLQKRDPNAAVSEPVKPIVYYVDRGAPEPIRSALVEGANWWSQAFEAAGFRNAFRVEVLPEGADPMDIRYNMIQWVHRSTRGWSYGEAVTDPRTGEIIKGQVTLGSLRARQDYRIAEALLAPYVEGKPIPPDMEQMVLARTRQLAAHEVGHTLGLQHNFAASSVAPGTSVMDYPHPWITLDAEGKPALDKAYTVGIGAWDKAAIRYGYSQFAPGADEAKALNGLLQQNEKDGLRYITDEDSRPLGSAHPYAHLWDNGPDAPAELERILNVRKAALARFGEDAIRPGEPMSELEETLVPLYLLHRYQTEAAAKLIGGLDYRYAVRGDHAMITEMVAPEEQRKALAAVLQTLDPVTLTLSPEFLSALPPNPPGYPRTVEAFKGYTGLTFDPQGAVEAAANLSASLLFEPTRASRLVEFHARDPKSPSLGEVIDQTLQTTWEAPQQSGVLQQTQFSVDTVVLKRLMQLCVSKEASPQARAIALSKVFDLEGWLSDQLDMYVSGGLEAHWSASLDDIERFWKEPEKFAITPVLATPPGQPIGSDDNFQIE, encoded by the coding sequence ATGGACCGCAAGGATGGTCTCTTTCCTCTGGATTGGGATGCCAAAGCAGGGAAGCTGTACCTGGAGATCCCGGAAACCGGAAAGGATTTCTTGCTTCTGGACCAGTTGCCCTACGGCCTGGGCTCGAACGACGTTGGTCTCGACCGCGGCCAGCTGGGCCAGGGGCGCGTCGTCCATTTCACGCGCGCCGGCAACAAGGTGCTTCTGATCGCGCCAAATCTCCAGTACCGCTCCAGCGCCAGCGAAGCCGCCGAGCGCATCGCGGTCACTGAGTCCTTCGCCGAGTCGGTACTCTGGGGATTCAAAGTAGAGGCCGAAGACAACGGCCGGCTCCTGGTCGATGCGACGGATTTCTTCCTGCGCGATGCGCATGGCGTCGCCGAGCGGTTACAGACGACGCAGCAGGGCACATACAAGGTAGATCCAAACCGGAGCGCAATCACGCTGGACAACACCAAAAACTTCCCCAAAAACACCGAGGTAGAAGCGATCCTCACCTTTGCCCTCGATCCAACCAAGGCCCAACCCGCAGGCGAATACGTCGCATCCGTCACTCCCGATCCCCACTCGGTTACGGTGCGCGAACACACTTCGCTGATCGAACTGCCGGAGCCCGGCTACGTTACGCGCAGATTCGACCCCCGCTCCGGTTTCTATCCCTTCCGATACCGCGATTACTCGGTTCCGCTCAGCGAGCGCATGGATCAGCGGTTCATCATCCGGCATCGCTTGCAGAAGCGCGATCCGAATGCCGCCGTGAGCGAGCCCGTGAAGCCAATCGTTTATTACGTCGACCGGGGCGCGCCGGAGCCGATCCGCTCTGCTCTCGTCGAGGGCGCCAACTGGTGGAGTCAGGCATTCGAAGCTGCTGGCTTCAGGAATGCCTTTCGCGTCGAGGTTCTGCCTGAGGGCGCCGATCCGATGGATATCCGCTACAACATGATTCAATGGGTGCATCGTTCGACGCGTGGCTGGAGCTACGGCGAGGCTGTCACCGACCCGCGCACCGGCGAAATCATCAAAGGCCAGGTAACGCTGGGCAGCCTGCGCGCCCGCCAGGATTACAGGATTGCGGAAGCGTTGTTAGCGCCTTATGTCGAGGGTAAGCCCATCCCGCCCGACATGGAGCAGATGGTGCTGGCCCGCACCCGCCAACTGGCGGCGCATGAGGTAGGTCACACGCTTGGGTTGCAACACAACTTCGCCGCGTCTTCCGTAGCCCCGGGCACCTCGGTCATGGATTATCCCCACCCCTGGATCACGCTCGACGCGGAAGGCAAGCCGGCGCTGGACAAGGCCTACACGGTCGGCATCGGCGCGTGGGACAAGGCAGCTATCCGTTACGGCTACTCTCAGTTTGCGCCCGGCGCCGACGAAGCCAAGGCCCTGAACGGACTGCTCCAGCAGAACGAAAAGGACGGCCTGCGCTACATCACGGATGAAGATTCGCGCCCGCTGGGCAGTGCGCATCCCTACGCTCATCTATGGGACAACGGCCCCGACGCGCCGGCCGAACTTGAACGCATCCTGAATGTGCGCAAGGCCGCGTTGGCCCGCTTCGGTGAAGACGCGATCCGGCCCGGCGAGCCGATGTCCGAGCTGGAAGAGACGCTGGTGCCGCTTTACCTGTTGCATCGCTACCAGACCGAAGCCGCGGCAAAGCTGATCGGCGGCCTCGACTATCGCTACGCCGTGCGCGGCGATCACGCCATGATCACCGAGATGGTTGCGCCCGAGGAGCAGCGCAAGGCCTTGGCCGCCGTTCTGCAAACGCTTGATCCCGTGACACTGACTCTGTCGCCGGAGTTCCTGTCCGCTCTGCCGCCGAATCCACCCGGCTATCCCCGCACCGTCGAGGCATTCAAGGGATACACCGGCCTCACCTTCGACCCGCAAGGCGCTGTCGAGGCTGCTGCCAATCTTTCTGCCTCGCTTCTCTTCGAACCCACCCGCGCCAGCCGCCTGGTGGAGTTTCACGCCCGCGATCCTAAGTCGCCAAGCCTCGGGGAAGTGATCGATCAGACCCTGCAAACCACATGGGAAGCCCCACAGCAGAGCGGCGTCCTGCAGCAGACGCAGTTCTCGGTGGATACGGTCGTGCTCAAGCGCCTGATGCAGTTGTGTGTTTCGAAAGAGGCGTCTCCGCAGGCGCGGGCGATTGCTCTGTCCAAGGTCTTTGATCTGGAGGGCTGGCTTTCCGATCAACTGGACATGTATGTGTCGGGTGGTCTGGAGGCGCACTGGTCGGCGTCGCTGGATGATATCGAGCGGTTCTGGAAGGAGCCGGAGAAGTTTGCTATCACTCCAGTGCTGGCCACGCCGCCGGGCCAGCCGATCGGCTCGGACGACAATTTTCAGATTGAGTGA
- a CDS encoding PEGA domain-containing protein, translating into MKLQRLCLTALVCALTTSLVAQETSTVANSSAPLPTSDAGSVQPHTLLDGTPVKLRLTQTISSADAKVNQEIPFEVVEEIKVDNVVVLPKGATALGTVTEAEHKKSMGRAGKLNISISYARLSDNEKASLRATKDTKGGGHVGAMTGAMVATSIVFFPAAPLFLFIHGKDSTIPQGTEITAFVEGDMHLDMTKFGVVTSMTAAANAPSGSIAQTTVSIDSTPAGADIEIDGAFVGNAPSTITVAAGNHDIVIKKKGFADWSKKLNVTGGNIHLSAQLDPAPGN; encoded by the coding sequence ATGAAGCTACAGAGACTCTGTCTTACTGCGTTAGTATGTGCCTTGACCACCTCACTTGTCGCACAGGAAACATCCACAGTGGCGAATAGCTCTGCTCCTCTTCCAACTTCGGATGCCGGATCAGTTCAACCGCACACCTTGCTAGACGGCACCCCTGTGAAACTCCGCCTCACCCAGACAATCTCTTCCGCGGACGCCAAGGTGAACCAGGAGATACCTTTTGAGGTTGTGGAGGAAATTAAAGTCGACAATGTTGTTGTGCTACCAAAAGGAGCCACAGCTCTCGGAACGGTAACAGAGGCCGAACACAAGAAGTCCATGGGTAGGGCTGGAAAGCTGAATATCAGCATTTCCTACGCTCGACTTTCCGACAACGAGAAAGCTTCTCTGCGTGCGACCAAAGACACCAAGGGAGGTGGCCATGTTGGCGCAATGACGGGCGCAATGGTGGCGACTTCAATTGTGTTCTTTCCCGCTGCCCCACTCTTTCTGTTCATTCACGGCAAGGACAGCACAATTCCTCAGGGCACGGAGATCACTGCGTTTGTTGAAGGCGACATGCATCTGGATATGACGAAATTCGGCGTGGTGACTTCAATGACCGCTGCCGCGAACGCACCATCTGGCTCAATTGCTCAGACGACCGTTTCCATAGACTCCACCCCCGCCGGTGCGGACATTGAAATCGACGGCGCATTCGTCGGCAATGCGCCTTCCACCATCACCGTCGCGGCAGGCAATCACGACATTGTCATAAAGAAAAAGGGATTTGCTGATTGGTCAAAGAAGCTGAACGTAACCGGCGGCAACATTCATCTAAGCGCCCAACTTGACCCCGCCCCGGGAAACTAA
- a CDS encoding M23 family metallopeptidase — translation MLRKRYYILFVARDEDGRVRKISLPVQYVYGFVAAALVGTFTIVGLAGSYTRMLLKTESFNQIRQERETLRKNYQQMAQVAHERDIQVASLGALASEVTAIYGLKQNKLPGGKHGAAAAAAASTPATLALSDDVNQQEVKLSLDQFYALRNQALSGRVSRALEGGLNPGSVSGLTDWTQIADAPSLWPVEGRVTSGFGEREDPFNGEGAFHTGIDISAPTGTVVRATADGVVDLAGMRNGYGWQIEIDHGHGVRSSYAHLSGMVAIEGQHVVRGQVIGYVGRTGRSTGPNLHYEVRINNVPVNPHKYLRSTFSEMTANNLPASTPATSGN, via the coding sequence ATGCTGCGTAAACGTTATTACATTTTGTTTGTTGCACGGGACGAGGACGGACGCGTCCGGAAGATTTCGCTCCCGGTGCAATACGTATACGGATTTGTTGCCGCCGCACTCGTGGGGACTTTCACGATCGTGGGGCTGGCCGGATCGTATACGCGGATGTTGCTGAAAACAGAGAGCTTTAACCAGATTCGCCAGGAACGTGAGACACTTCGCAAGAACTACCAGCAAATGGCCCAGGTTGCCCATGAACGGGACATTCAGGTTGCCTCTCTCGGCGCGCTGGCCAGCGAAGTAACCGCAATCTACGGCCTGAAACAGAATAAGCTCCCGGGCGGAAAGCATGGTGCAGCTGCCGCAGCGGCCGCTTCCACTCCAGCGACTCTCGCCTTGAGCGATGATGTCAACCAGCAGGAAGTGAAGCTCTCGCTGGATCAGTTCTATGCACTGCGAAACCAGGCGCTCTCCGGTCGCGTCTCCCGAGCGCTTGAGGGAGGTCTGAACCCCGGGTCGGTCTCCGGGCTTACGGATTGGACGCAGATTGCCGATGCGCCCTCGCTCTGGCCCGTTGAGGGCCGCGTGACCTCCGGCTTCGGTGAACGCGAAGATCCATTCAATGGAGAAGGCGCCTTTCACACCGGCATTGACATTTCCGCGCCAACCGGAACCGTCGTTCGCGCGACGGCAGATGGCGTAGTTGATTTAGCTGGCATGAGAAACGGTTATGGCTGGCAAATAGAAATCGATCACGGCCACGGTGTGCGCTCTTCTTATGCCCACCTTTCCGGGATGGTGGCGATCGAAGGTCAGCACGTTGTGCGTGGCCAGGTAATCGGGTATGTCGGCCGCACCGGCCGGTCCACCGGGCCGAATCTGCACTACGAGGTGCGCATCAACAATGTCCCGGTCAATCCGCACAAGTATCTGCGCTCCACTTTCTCTGAGATGACGGCGAACAATCTTCCAGCTTCGACGCCCGCAACATCCGGCAACTGA
- a CDS encoding PQQ-dependent sugar dehydrogenase — protein MFALFSSIRPFKFAPLCLAPAILLAPSCFGASPAANPAPASDTSEHKTTVTGQAAFADWNQQKPGVRRKITLSDLPEPKPEESVNNTPHVIPKPAGAWPVAPAGFKVTLYAGGDTAPMQRADNKEKMALSSGTFTMPRLIRAAPNGDLFVADSGAGTILILRGVGPTGKAARIEKFAIGLDHPFGIAFYPAENPKYVYVGNATTIQRIPYHTGDLHATGAPETIVPDIPGYAQLTGGGHWTRDVVFTKDGQHMLVSVGSGSNVDDPDTHPKEFHRADVLEFTPDGKFVEVYASGIRNCVGEAINPITGQLWCSTNERDDLGNHLVPDYVTSVKEGGFYGWPWYYMGGHQDPRLPEPCADGTGPNLQAAALTEDEAKNCKRVNLASKVITPDVLVQPHMASLEMTFYPPTGQFPKEYDGDAFAAEHGSWNRANRAGYEVIRIPMHNGHADGSYEDFLTGFVTKDGQVWGRPVGVATGRDGSLYVTDDGTRSVWRVTYTGK, from the coding sequence ATGTTTGCCTTATTTTCCAGCATTCGCCCTTTCAAGTTTGCGCCGCTCTGCCTGGCCCCGGCGATTCTGCTTGCTCCCTCCTGTTTTGGCGCAAGTCCGGCAGCCAATCCCGCTCCGGCTTCCGATACTTCCGAGCACAAAACTACAGTGACCGGCCAGGCCGCGTTTGCGGACTGGAACCAGCAGAAACCCGGCGTTCGCCGCAAGATCACGCTATCCGACCTGCCGGAACCCAAACCAGAGGAGTCGGTCAACAACACTCCCCATGTGATCCCCAAACCGGCCGGTGCGTGGCCAGTGGCGCCCGCCGGTTTCAAGGTCACACTCTATGCAGGCGGGGATACGGCCCCCATGCAGCGGGCGGACAACAAGGAAAAGATGGCTCTCAGCTCAGGCACGTTTACGATGCCGCGCCTTATCCGGGCCGCGCCGAATGGCGATCTCTTCGTTGCGGACTCTGGCGCCGGCACCATCCTGATCCTGCGCGGAGTTGGCCCTACCGGCAAGGCTGCCCGGATCGAGAAATTCGCCATCGGACTGGACCACCCTTTCGGCATCGCCTTTTACCCGGCGGAGAATCCTAAATACGTCTACGTGGGGAACGCGACCACGATTCAGCGCATTCCCTACCACACAGGCGACCTGCACGCGACGGGCGCACCGGAAACCATCGTTCCCGACATTCCCGGCTATGCCCAACTGACGGGCGGAGGTCACTGGACCCGTGATGTGGTCTTCACCAAAGATGGCCAACATATGCTGGTTTCCGTCGGCTCCGGCTCCAACGTTGACGACCCTGATACTCATCCGAAGGAATTCCACCGCGCGGATGTCCTTGAATTCACCCCGGATGGAAAGTTCGTCGAGGTGTACGCTTCGGGCATTCGCAACTGCGTCGGAGAAGCGATCAATCCGATTACCGGCCAGCTCTGGTGCTCCACTAACGAACGCGACGATCTTGGCAACCATCTCGTTCCCGATTACGTGACCTCGGTCAAGGAAGGCGGCTTTTATGGATGGCCCTGGTACTACATGGGCGGCCATCAGGATCCGCGACTGCCTGAGCCCTGCGCCGACGGCACTGGCCCGAACTTGCAGGCGGCCGCGCTGACCGAAGACGAGGCAAAGAACTGCAAGCGCGTCAACCTTGCCTCCAAGGTGATCACACCCGACGTCCTGGTCCAGCCCCACATGGCGTCACTAGAAATGACCTTTTATCCGCCGACGGGCCAGTTTCCCAAGGAGTACGATGGCGACGCCTTCGCTGCGGAGCATGGCTCTTGGAACCGCGCTAACCGCGCTGGGTACGAAGTCATCCGCATCCCGATGCACAATGGCCACGCGGACGGCAGCTACGAAGACTTCCTTACCGGCTTCGTCACCAAAGATGGCCAGGTCTGGGGCCGTCCAGTGGGCGTCGCCACAGGCCGGGATGGCTCGCTCTACGTAACAGATGACGGAACGCGCAGCGTGTGGCGGGTCACCTATACCGGCAAATGA
- the thiL gene encoding thiamine-phosphate kinase — translation MSTIRARTAEISVSTKSKSGIKSRVQLGIGDDCALLRPRAGEELAVTTDLSIEGRHFRLDWHTPESVGHRTLARGLSDLAAMGAKPVAAFLSLGLPRELTRSVPHSAKGSRSWVERFLDGLLALAVEHRVPLAGGDLAESPVAVADIVLTGSVPQGKALLRSGAKPGDRIYVTGSLGGAAAELAALGASPSSFANFTSAGTASPHLFPQPRVAQGIWLRKRGLASAAMDLSDGLSTDLNHLCEESGVAAEVIASALPLGRAAGPEATQAMALHGGEDYELLFTAPAFAKLPRSVKGIAITEIGRILQAKRSGARVTLQNGKTSEPLEPRGWEHFSESE, via the coding sequence TTGAGCACGATTCGTGCGCGGACTGCGGAGATTTCGGTTTCGACGAAGAGCAAGTCCGGGATCAAGTCCAGAGTGCAGTTGGGGATAGGCGATGACTGTGCGCTTTTGCGGCCTCGCGCAGGCGAGGAACTCGCTGTAACCACTGATCTTTCCATTGAAGGAAGACATTTTCGGCTGGATTGGCATACCCCGGAGTCGGTCGGGCACCGCACGTTGGCTCGAGGGCTCAGCGATCTGGCGGCCATGGGCGCCAAACCCGTCGCGGCTTTCCTCTCGCTTGGCCTGCCGCGAGAACTGACCCGTTCGGTCCCCCATTCGGCCAAGGGCTCTCGCTCCTGGGTGGAACGATTTTTGGATGGACTCCTGGCACTCGCTGTTGAGCACCGGGTTCCGCTCGCGGGCGGCGACCTGGCCGAGTCGCCGGTCGCGGTGGCAGATATTGTCCTGACTGGCTCGGTGCCGCAGGGCAAAGCGCTGCTTCGATCTGGCGCAAAGCCGGGCGATCGAATTTATGTGACCGGCAGCCTCGGAGGCGCAGCAGCCGAACTCGCCGCGCTCGGCGCGTCTCCCAGCAGCTTTGCGAACTTCACCTCAGCCGGAACTGCATCCCCTCATTTGTTCCCGCAGCCTCGCGTTGCTCAGGGAATCTGGCTTCGCAAACGCGGCCTGGCCTCGGCGGCAATGGACCTGAGCGACGGACTTTCTACCGATCTGAATCACCTCTGCGAAGAATCCGGCGTGGCAGCGGAAGTCATAGCCTCGGCACTGCCGCTAGGTCGCGCTGCGGGCCCGGAAGCGACGCAAGCAATGGCGCTCCACGGTGGCGAAGACTACGAACTGCTTTTTACCGCGCCTGCATTCGCAAAACTGCCGCGCAGCGTCAAGGGCATCGCAATCACCGAAATCGGCCGCATCCTGCAGGCGAAGCGCAGTGGGGCTCGCGTTACTCTGCAAAACGGAAAAACCTCCGAGCCGCTGGAACCTCGCGGGTGGGAGCATTTTTCCGAATCGGAATAA
- the rpmG gene encoding 50S ribosomal protein L33 codes for MREIVTLQCTECKERNYTTTKNKKTTTGRLEFAKFCKRCRTHRKHRETK; via the coding sequence ATGCGGGAAATTGTGACATTGCAGTGCACTGAGTGCAAGGAGCGCAACTACACGACGACGAAGAACAAGAAGACGACCACCGGCCGTCTCGAGTTCGCGAAGTTCTGCAAGCGCTGCCGTACCCACCGGAAGCACAGAGAAACGAAGTAA
- a CDS encoding HEAT repeat domain-containing protein, which translates to MATQAEIEELFRQTLEGDYDDEEDEGGPWEAVSKLQAIAVDESEGRAVFDKAVQWCRNNKPAKRRRGVDILAQLGKTEDHPEVVFANESYTVITSVLEDELDPQVIDSCLVALGHLGNPAAVPLILEHRANTDPDIRFAVAFALSCFADEPAAIRVLLELMEDSDPDVRDWATFGLGVQGSADTPEIREALLERLDDGNPDTREEAVAGLGKRKDLRVLPDLIEMLQQEEVSYGVVEAACRLLDLPEINEEWSADEYIEALSTRYAAELERYS; encoded by the coding sequence ATGGCGACACAGGCAGAAATCGAGGAGCTGTTCCGGCAAACCCTGGAAGGCGATTATGACGACGAAGAGGACGAAGGCGGTCCGTGGGAGGCGGTAAGCAAGCTACAGGCCATTGCCGTCGATGAGTCCGAGGGACGGGCAGTCTTCGACAAGGCTGTGCAGTGGTGCCGCAACAACAAGCCCGCGAAACGCCGGCGTGGCGTGGATATTCTGGCCCAGCTAGGCAAGACGGAAGATCATCCGGAGGTGGTTTTTGCGAACGAGTCTTACACGGTCATCACCAGCGTACTGGAGGACGAGCTTGATCCTCAGGTGATCGACTCCTGCCTGGTGGCGCTCGGACATCTCGGCAATCCGGCAGCAGTTCCATTGATTCTCGAACACCGTGCCAACACCGACCCCGATATTCGCTTTGCCGTCGCCTTTGCGCTGAGCTGTTTTGCCGACGAACCGGCTGCGATTCGGGTGTTGCTGGAGCTGATGGAAGACTCCGACCCCGACGTGCGCGATTGGGCGACCTTCGGCCTAGGCGTACAAGGGAGCGCGGACACGCCGGAGATTCGCGAGGCTCTGCTTGAGCGGCTTGACGACGGCAACCCGGACACCCGCGAAGAAGCCGTGGCTGGACTCGGCAAGCGCAAGGATCTGCGCGTGCTCCCCGACTTGATCGAAATGTTGCAGCAGGAAGAGGTGTCCTACGGCGTGGTCGAAGCCGCTTGCCGCCTACTCGATCTGCCCGAGATCAACGAGGAGTGGAGTGCCGACGAGTACATCGAAGCGCTCAGCACCCGTTATGCCGCAGAGCTGGAGCGGTATAGCTAG
- the nusG gene encoding transcription termination/antitermination protein NusG, translating to MTDELEQQPEPVQPPQNENFKWYILHAYSGFERKVKESLESRIQAFGLESKFGRIMIPTEPVTETVNGKKRTIERVFLPGYVLIEMELDNQIWHIIKETPRVTGFLGTGDKPVALSEEEISSLLNRSDESKEKPRQKIRFEKNESVRITDGPFANFNGIVDEVNEDRETLKVMVTIFGRSTPVELEFGKVEKIE from the coding sequence ATGACAGACGAATTGGAGCAACAACCCGAACCGGTACAACCGCCGCAGAATGAGAATTTTAAGTGGTATATTCTGCACGCCTATTCGGGCTTTGAGCGCAAGGTGAAGGAATCCCTGGAGAGCCGCATTCAGGCATTTGGCCTGGAAAGCAAATTCGGCCGCATAATGATTCCCACCGAGCCTGTGACTGAAACGGTCAACGGCAAAAAGCGTACCATCGAGCGTGTCTTCCTGCCTGGCTACGTGCTGATCGAGATGGAACTCGACAACCAGATCTGGCACATCATCAAGGAAACCCCGCGCGTTACCGGCTTTCTGGGTACGGGCGACAAGCCGGTTGCTCTGAGCGAAGAAGAGATCAGCTCCCTGCTCAATCGCTCCGATGAATCCAAAGAGAAGCCGCGCCAGAAGATCCGGTTCGAAAAGAACGAGTCCGTCCGCATTACAGACGGCCCCTTTGCCAACTTCAACGGTATCGTGGACGAAGTCAACGAAGATCGCGAGACCCTCAAGGTTATGGTCACCATCTTCGGACGCTCCACGCCAGTTGAGTTGGAGTTCGGCAAAGTCGAGAAGATTGAGTAA
- the secE gene encoding preprotein translocase subunit SecE: MAKTALVAGEQSTNPKQNQLVERTTATYQQARTFLTDVRAEMRKVVTPSRKEVQATTTVVLVTVFIFAAYFWVVDGVFNFGLTKLTSLLVGPQ; this comes from the coding sequence ATGGCAAAGACAGCATTGGTTGCAGGCGAGCAGTCCACTAACCCCAAGCAGAATCAGTTGGTGGAACGGACGACGGCTACATACCAGCAGGCTCGCACCTTCCTGACGGACGTGCGCGCCGAAATGCGGAAAGTGGTTACGCCCTCGCGCAAGGAAGTCCAGGCGACCACAACCGTGGTCCTCGTGACGGTCTTCATTTTTGCCGCTTATTTCTGGGTTGTGGATGGTGTTTTCAATTTTGGACTGACTAAACTGACGAGTCTGCTTGTAGGTCCGCAGTAG
- the tuf gene encoding elongation factor Tu translates to MAKEKFDRSKPHVNVGTIGHIDHGKTTLTAAITKVLSKHNPKIQFRSFDTIDNAPEERERGITIATAHVEYETANRHYAHVDCPGHADYIKNMITGAAQMDGGILVVAATDGPMPQTKEHVLLARQVGVPSLVVFLNKCDAVEDEELVELVEMEVRELLSKYQFPGDDVPVIRGSALGALNGEAQWEAKIDELMDAVDKYVPQPDRMVDLPFLMPIEDIFSISGRGTVVTGRIERGKVKVGEEVEIVGFRETRKTVVTGVEMFKKQLDEGLAGDNAGLLLRGIAKDDVERGMVLAKTGSIKPHTKFKGEVYVLSKEEGGRHTPFFNGYRPQFYFRTTDVTGTAKLPAGTEMVMPGDNIQLEIELHTPVAMEKGLRFAIREGGRTVGAGAISEIIA, encoded by the coding sequence ATGGCGAAGGAAAAATTTGACCGGTCTAAGCCGCACGTGAACGTGGGAACGATCGGGCATATCGATCACGGAAAGACGACGTTGACGGCGGCGATCACGAAGGTATTGTCGAAGCACAATCCGAAGATCCAGTTCCGTTCGTTCGACACGATTGACAACGCGCCGGAAGAGCGGGAGCGCGGCATTACGATCGCGACAGCGCACGTGGAGTATGAGACGGCCAACCGTCACTATGCGCACGTCGACTGCCCGGGCCACGCCGACTACATCAAGAACATGATCACCGGCGCGGCGCAGATGGATGGCGGCATTCTGGTGGTTGCGGCCACCGACGGCCCGATGCCCCAGACCAAGGAGCACGTGCTGCTGGCCCGCCAGGTTGGCGTTCCCTCACTGGTAGTGTTTCTGAACAAGTGCGACGCGGTCGAGGACGAAGAGCTGGTTGAACTGGTGGAAATGGAAGTGCGCGAGCTGCTCTCCAAGTACCAGTTCCCGGGCGACGACGTTCCGGTCATTCGCGGATCTGCTCTCGGCGCCCTGAATGGCGAAGCGCAGTGGGAAGCCAAGATTGATGAGCTGATGGATGCGGTCGACAAGTACGTTCCGCAGCCGGACCGCATGGTCGATCTGCCCTTCCTGATGCCGATCGAAGATATCTTCTCGATCTCCGGACGCGGCACGGTGGTTACGGGCCGTATCGAGCGCGGCAAGGTGAAGGTAGGCGAGGAAGTTGAAATCGTCGGCTTCCGCGAGACGCGCAAGACAGTAGTAACGGGCGTCGAAATGTTCAAGAAGCAGTTGGACGAAGGTCTGGCGGGCGACAATGCCGGCCTGCTGCTGCGCGGCATTGCCAAGGACGACGTGGAGCGCGGCATGGTTCTGGCCAAGACCGGTTCGATCAAGCCGCACACCAAGTTCAAAGGCGAGGTTTACGTTCTGAGCAAGGAAGAAGGCGGCCGTCATACGCCGTTCTTCAACGGCTACCGTCCCCAGTTCTACTTCCGCACCACGGACGTGACGGGCACGGCGAAGCTTCCTGCGGGCACGGAGATGGTGATGCCGGGCGACAATATCCAGCTGGAGATCGAGCTGCACACGCCGGTTGCGATGGAAAAGGGCCTGCGTTTCGCCATCCGCGAAGGCGGCAGGACAGTCGGCGCCGGGGCCATCTCGGAGATTATCGCTTAG